From the Astatotilapia calliptera chromosome 6, fAstCal1.2, whole genome shotgun sequence genome, one window contains:
- the LOC113024729 gene encoding E3 ubiquitin-protein ligase pellino homolog 1-like — protein sequence MFSLGQENISTHLMSTKGPVKYGELIVLGCNGSLPYGDKGRRKSRFALCRRNKANGVKPSTVHMSCTPQAAKAVSNKEQHSISYTLSRAQTVVVEYTHDSNTDMFQIGRSTESPIDFVVTDTVPGGQNQADSQTLQSTISRFACRIICQRNPPYSARIYAAGFDTSKNIFLGEKAAKWRMQDGQMDALTTNGVLVMHPRHGFCQDSKPGQWREISVCGNVFTLRETRSAQQRGNMVESESNELVDGSLIDLCGATLLWRTAEGLSLTPTVKHLEALRQELNAGRPQCPVGFNTLAFPSLRRKDVLDEKQPWAYLRCGHVHGYHGWGGRCDPEVEAECQERECPMCRARGPYVPLWLGCEPGFYVDAESPTHAFVPCGHVCSEKTTVYWSQIPLPHGTHAFHAACPFCIQPLSRETGCVKLIFQSPLD from the exons GTGTAATGGGTCTCTACCCTATGGAGACAAGGGGAGGCGGAAAAGCCGCTTCGCTTTGTGTCGCAGAAATAAGGCCAACGGTGTGAAACCGAGCACTGTCCACATGTCATGCACACCTCAAGCTGCCAAG gCCGTCAGCAACAAGGAGCAGCACAGTATTTCATACACGCTGTCTCGCGCACAGACAGTGGTGGTGGAGTACACTCATGACAGCAACACAGACATGTTCCAG ATTGGCCGTTCTACAGAGAGTCCCATTGACTTTGTGGTTACGGATACTGTGCCTGGAGGTCAGAACCAAGCTGACAGTCAGACACTTCAGAGCACCATCTCCCGCTTTGCCTGCCGCATCATCTGCCAAAGAAACCCACCTTACTCTGCACGAATTTACGCCGCAGGCTTTGACACGTCTAAAAACATCTTCCTTGGG GAGAAGGCAGCCAAGTGGAGAATGCAGGATGGGCAGATGGATGCACTGACGACAAATGGAGTTCTCGTGATGCATCCTCGCCACGGCTTCTGCCAGGACTCCAAACCTGGTCAATGGAGGGAAATCTCAGTTTGTGGGAATGTTTTTACACTGCGGGAGACCAGATCAGCTCAGCAGAGGGGGAATATG GTGGAATCTGAGTCCAACGAGCTGGTGGATGGGTCTCTTATCGACCTGTGTGGTGCCACCCTGCTGTGGCGCACGGCCGAAGGACTGTCCCTCACTCCCACTGTCAAACACCTGGAGGCCCTACGGCAGGAGCTGAATGCCGGGCGGCCACAGTGTCCCGTGGGCTTCAACACACTGGCCTTCCCCAGCCTGCGTCGCAAGGACGTCCTGGATGAGAAGCAACCATGGGCATACCTGCGCTGCGGCCATGTGCATGGCTACCATGGCTGGGGAGGGCGCTGTGATCCTGAGGTCGAAGCAGAGTGTCAGGAGCGGGAGTGCCCCATGTGCCGTGCGAGGGGCCCTTATGTGCCACTGTGGCTTGGCTGCGAGCCGGGGTTCTACGTCGATGCGGAGTCCCCTACCCACGCCTTTGTCCCCTGTGGCCACGtttgttcagaaaaaacaaCTGTGTACTGGAGCCAGATCCCGCTGCCACATGGCACACATGCCTTCCATGCCGCCTGCCCATTCTGCATCCAGCCGCTGAGCAGGGAGACCGGCTGTGTCAAACTGATCTTCCAAAGCCCGCTGGATTAG